A stretch of the Capsicum annuum cultivar UCD-10X-F1 chromosome 8, UCD10Xv1.1, whole genome shotgun sequence genome encodes the following:
- the LOC107839868 gene encoding 60S ribosomal protein L3-2 codes for MSHRKFEHPRHGSLGFLPRKRAARHRGKVKAFPKDDPTKPCRLTAFLGYKAGMTHIVRDVDKPGSKIHKKEACEAVTIIETPPMVVVGVVGYVKTPRGLRCLSTVWAQHLSEEVKRRFYKNWCTSKKKAFAKYSKKYETDDGRKDINAQLEKMKKYCSVIRVLAHTQIRKMKGLKQKKAHLMEIQVNGGNVAQKVDYAYDFFEKQVPIDAIFQKDEMIDIIGVTKGKGFEGVVTRWGVSRLPRKTHRGLRKVACIGAWHPARVSFTVARAGQNGYHHRTELNKKVYRLGKVGQESHSAITDFDRTEKDITPMGGFPHYGVVKEDFLLIKGCCAGPKKRVLTLRQSLLNQTSRVALEEIKLKFIDTSSKFGHGRFQTTQEKAKFYGRLKA; via the exons ATGTCTCATCGCAAATTTGAGCACCCAAGACATGGTTCTTTGGGATTTCTTCCAAGGAAAAGAGCAGCAAGACACAGGGGGAAAG TGAAGGCGTTTCCCAAAGATGATCCAACGAAACCTTGCAGGTTGACTGCTTTCCTTGGATATAAAGCGGGCATGACTCATATTGTCAGAGATGTTGACAAACCAGGATCAA AAATCCACAAGAAAGAGGCATGCGAAGCTGTCACCATTATTGAAACGCCTCCAATGGtggttgttggtgttgttggataTGTGAAAACACCACGTGGCCTTCGCTGCCTGAGCACGGTCTGGGCTCAGCATCTTAGTGAAGAAGTTAAAAGGAGATTCTACAAGAACTGGTGCACGTCCAAAAAGAAGGCCTTTGCAAAGTACTCAAAGAAGTATGAAACCGATGATGGTAGGAAAGATATCAATGCACAGCTGGAGAAAATGAAGAAGTATTGTTCTGTGATTCGTGTTCTGGCCCACACTCAG ATTAGGAAAATGAAAGGTCTCAAGCAAAAGAAGGCCCATCTGATGGAGATTCAGGTTAATGGTGGGAATGTTGCCCAGAAGGTTGATTATGCTTATGACTTTTTTGAGAAACAGGTTCCCATTGATGCTATTTTCCAGAAGGATGAGATGATCGATATCATTGGTGTGACTAAAGGTAAGGGTTTTGAGGGCGTGGTGACTCGTTGGGGTGTGTCCCGTCTCCCACGTAAGACTCATCGTGGGCTTAGAAAGGTTGCTTGTATTGGAGCATGGCATCCTGCTAGGGTGTCATTCACTGTTGCTAGGGCCGGGCAGAATGGTTATCACCATCGCACTGAGTTGAACAAGAAAGTCTACAGGCTGGGGAAGGTTGGCCAGGAGTCCCATTCTGCCATAACTGATTTTGACAG GACTGAGAAGGACATCACACCAATGGGTGGGTTCCCTCACTATGGTGTCGTGAAAGAGGACTTCCTGTTGATTAAGGGCTGCTGCGCTGGACCGAAGAAGCGTGTTTTGACTCTGAGGCAATCATTGTTGAACCAGACATCTAGGGTTGCATTGGAGGAAATCAAGCTCAAGTTCATTGACACATCCTCCAAGTTTGGCCATGGACGTTTCCAGACTACACAGGAGAAGGCAAAGTTCTATGGACGTCTCAAGGCCTGA
- the LOC107839866 gene encoding uncharacterized protein LOC107839866 — MDMNMSERGSERSNTWNNIHTSSEPSPSQTQVNREGQWKNYGTSMDAISFGFVATAILISMFLIMALFEHLFKPSTPFSSPRGSRHSSMELGTIQKRASSIAGPTRYSSEYTVLMPGQQYPTFIAKPTPLSCPREGVYWPSHEHGFPFS; from the exons ATGGATATGAATATGAGTGAGCGTGGTTCAGAAAGATCAAACACATGGAACAACATTCACACAAGTTCAGAACCTAGTCCTTCCCAAACACAAGTAAACAGAGAAGGACAATGGAAGAACTATGGGACATCAATGGATGCTATTTCTTTTGGCTTTGTTGCTACAGCTATCCTCATATCCATGTTTCTCATCATGGCTTTATTCGAACATCTCTTCAAGCCTAGCACCCCCTTTTCTTCGCCTCGAGGTAGTAGACACAGTTCCATGGAGTTGGGGACGATTCAGAAACGCGCAAGTTCAATAGCA GGACCAACGCGATATTCATCGGAATATACAGTTTTGATGCCAGGACAACAGTATCCTACCTTCATTGCCAAGCCAACTCCACTGTCTTGTCCAAGGGAAGGGGTTTATTGGCCTTCCCATGAACATGGTTTTCCCTTCTCTTAA
- the LOC107839865 gene encoding MACPF domain-containing protein At4g24290: MALKLPAVEAAKVAIQSIGCGYDISLDLRLKYCKGHPANSRLIEIDEDEGREVVLPGGISIPNVSKSIKCDKGELTRFRSDVLSFQQMSEQFNQEVSVNGKIPSGLFNTMFEFSGSWQKDAAYTKNLAFDGVFITLYSVALEKSQMVLCEYVKKEVPSTWDPAALARFIEKFGTHVIVGIKMGGKDVIYMKQQHSSSLLPADVQKRLKTMADKRFSGANEQGGIESQQAHQNEKFEIREHRLRFADPNISGSYAHKEDTVCICKRRGGSDNRGLMHNQWLQSVDQEPDVISMTFIPITSLLNGIAGSGFLSHAINLYLRYKPPIEELHQFLEFQLPRQWAPVFGDLPLGPQRRHLSFPSLQFSLLGPRLYVNNTLVDVDKRPVTGLRLYLEGKRSNRLAVHLQHLSSLPKVFQLEDDPNGNFRRESYDRKYYEKVQWKNFSHVCTAPVESDEDLNIVTGAQLEVGDYGFKKVLFLRLRFSTVMEATMVKHPEWDGSPGLARKSGLISTLISQHFTSVQKPPPQPADVNINSAIYPGGPPVPVQAPKLLKFVDTTEMTRGPQEPPGYWVVSGARLMVEKGRISVRVKYSLLTVIQPDDEISE; this comes from the exons ATGGCGTTGAAGTTACCAGCTGTTGAAGCAGCTAAGGTTGCGATTCAGTCTATAGGATGTGGATATGATATATCATTGGACTTGAGGCTTAAGTACTGTAAAGGTCATCCAGCTAACAGTCGTTTAATCGAAATTGATGAAGATGAGGGTCGGGAAGTTGTGCTTCCTGGTGGAATTTCAATACCTAATGTGTCGAAATCTATTAAGTGTGATAAAGGAGAACTCACACGGTTTCGTTCTGACGTTCTTTCTTTCCAGCAG ATGTCAGAGCAGTTCAATCAGGAGGTATCTGTGAATGGTAAAATTCCTTCAGGGCTCTTCAATACTATGTTCGAGTTTTCTGGTTCTTGGCAGAAGGATGCAGCGTACACTAAAAACCTTGCTTTTGATGGCGTGTTCATCACGTTGTACTCTGTTGCTCTAGAAAAATCTCAAATGGTGCTGTGTGAATATGTTAAAAAAGAAGTTCCATCAACATGGGATCCTGCGGCATTAGCAAG GTTTATTGAAAAATTTGGTACTCATGTCATTGTTGGTATAAAGATGGGCGGAAAGGATGTAATATATATGAAACAGCAGCACTCCTCATCCCTTCTGCCTGCTGACGTGCAAAAGCGTTTGAAGACGATGGCAGATAAGAGGTTTTCAGGTGCAAATGAACAAGGCGGAATAGAATCACAGCAGGCACATCAGAATGAGAAG TTTGAAATCAGGGAGCACCGACTGAGGTTCGCCGATCCCAATATATCTGGTTCATATGCACATAAGGAG GATACTGTTTGTATTTGCAAGAGGAGAGGTGGAAGTGATAACAGAGGCCTGATGCATAATCAGTGGTTACAAAGTGTGGATCAGGAGCCTGATGTGATCTCAATGACCTTCATTCCTATAACTTCACTGTTGAATGGCATTGCAGGAAGTGGATTTTTAAGTCATGCTATAAATCTGTACTTACGCT ATAAACCACCAATTGAAGAGCTTCACCAGTTTTTGGAATTTCAGCTGCCAAGGCAGTGGGCGCCGGTATTTGGTGATCTTCCGCTTGGTCCACAGAGAAGGCATTTAAGTTTTCCATCTTTGCAGTTCAGTTTACTTGGTCCCAGGCTTTATGTGAACAACACTCTG GTTGATGTTGACAAGAGGCCAGTGACCGGGCTTCGTTTGTACCTTGAAGGTAAAAGGAGTAACCGCTTAGCTGTGCACTTGCAGCATCTTTCGTCTCTTCCTAAAGTCTTCCAACTTGAAGATGATCCAAATGGCAATTTTCGCCGAGAATCATATGATCGGAAATACTATGAAAAAGTTCAATGGAAGAACTTTTCTCACGTCTGCACCGCACCTGTTGAATCTGATGAAGATCTTAATATAGTTACTGGAGCACAATTGGAAGTAGGAGATTATGGGTTTAAAAAGGTCCTCTTTCTGAGACTCCGTTTCTCAACTGTCATGGAAGCTACTATGGTAAAGCACCCTGAATGGGATGGTTCCCCTGGGTTGGCCCGCAAATCTGGTTTGATATCAACTCTCATTAGCCAGCACTTCACGTCAGTTCAGAAGCCACCTCCTCAGCCAGCTGACGTGAACATAAATTCTGCCATTTACCCTGGTGGTCCTCCCGTTCCCGTGCAAGCCCCTAAGCTCTTGAAATTTGTCGATACTACTGAGATGACTCGAGGACCTCAGGAACCTCCTGGTTATTGGGTTGTTTCAGGTGCAAGGCTTATGGTTGAGAAAGGAAGGATCTCTGTGAGAGTCAAATATTCCTTGTTAACTGTAATACAACCCGATGATGAAATATCAGAGTAA